The Solea senegalensis isolate Sse05_10M linkage group LG9, IFAPA_SoseM_1, whole genome shotgun sequence genome has a segment encoding these proteins:
- the LOC122775111 gene encoding protein tyrosine phosphatase type IVA 3, with translation MNRPAPVELSHKNMRFLITHNPTDSTLSSFIEDLKRYGATTVVRVCDITYDKTPLEKDGINVVDWPFDDGAPPPSKLVDDWLSLLKKKFQEDPGCCVAVHCVAGLGRAPVLVALALIESGMKYEDAIQLIRQKRRGAINSKQLTYLEKYRSKQRLRFKESHAQKNKCCTM, from the exons ATGAAccgtccagctccagtggaacTGTCCCACAAGAACATGAGATTCCTCATCACCCACAACCCCACAGACAGCACACTCAGCTCCTTCATAGAG GACCTGAAGAGATATGGTGCCACCACCGTGGTTCGAGTGTGCGATATCACTTATGACAAAACGCCACTCGAGAAAGATGGCATCAATGTGGTG gATTGGCCCTTTGATGATGGAGCCCCACCTCCAAGTAAGCTTGTTGACGACTGGTTAAGTCTGCTGAAGAAGAAGTTTCAGGAGGACCCAGGATGCTGTGTGGCTGTTCACTGTGTGGCTGGACTGGGCCG ggCTCCTGTGCTAGTTGCTCTGGCTCTGATAGAGAGTGGGATGAAGTATGAAGATGCAATTCAACTCATTAGGCA GAAGCGTCGTGGAGCCATCAACAGCAAACAGCTAACCTACCTGGAGAAATATCGATCCAAGCAGAGACTCCGCTTCAAAGAGTCTCATGCACAGAAGAACAAGTGTTGCaccatgtga